A genomic window from Nicotiana tabacum cultivar K326 unplaced genomic scaffold, ASM71507v2 Un00085, whole genome shotgun sequence includes:
- the LOC142178948 gene encoding uncharacterized protein LOC142178948, whose amino-acid sequence MTRPVLSGSLERWSILFNQYEITYTRQKDVKEQALANFLSDHPLPAEWELSDKFPDEDILFIEEFPPWKIFFDGSAHRNGAGAGETCSNNAAEYQTLIVGLEMALLMKILQLEIYNDSKLIINQLLGSYEVKKEDLLPYHQYAYGLLERFNQVFLNHVLREENCIADALANLAITMALRENESTKKRIGGKLPEDLRQRTNIKRRAPRFIFYKGTLFRRFFEGLFLRCLDKEEVHQAMEEAHSGSCGAHHFCPKLHFHIKRMGYYWPTMMKDYMKHAKRYQVCQFHANYIHQPPEPLHPTVASWPFDVWGLDIVGLLPKSSEGQMYIIPRYIITDNGMPFDNKLVRSLCEKFGFKQHKSSMYNAPANGLAKAFNKTLGNLLKKVVAKNNRD is encoded by the exons ATGACTCGACCTGTTCTTTCGGGATCCCTAGAAAGATGGTCCATATTGTTTAACCAATATGAGATCACATACACACGTCAAAAGGATGTGAAAGAACAAGCACTAGCCAATTTTCTATCTGATCACCCTCTTCCGGCGGAATGGGAGCTTTCAGATAAGTTTCCAGATGAAGACATTTTGTTCATTGAAGAATTCCCACCAtggaaaatattctttgatggatCTGCACATCGTAATGGCGCGGGGGCAG gtGAAACATGCTCCAACAATGCCGCGGAGTACCAAACTTTGATTGTCGGTCTCGAAATGGCATTACTGATGAAGATTTTACAGTTGGAGATCTACAACGACTCTAAGCTAATCATCAACCAACTGTTGGGGAGTTACGAGGTAAAGAAGGAAGATCTCTTGCCATACCATCAATATGCTTATGGTTTACTTGAAAGATTCAACCAAGTGTTCTTAAACCACGTCCTAAGAGAAGAAAATTGCATAgctgatgctttggctaactTGGCCATAACGATGGCACTTAGAGAGAATGAGTCAACAAAG AAGAGGATTGGAGGAAAGTTACCCGAGGATCTGCGACAAAGAACAAACATCAAGCGAAGGGCACCACGATTCATCTTCTACAAGGGGACATTATTTCGCCGCTTTTTTGAAGGACTATTCTTGCGATGTCTTGACAAAGAAGAAGTCCACCAAGCGATGGAGGAAGCACATTCTGGCTCATGTGGAGCACACCATTTTTGTCCTAAACTTCATTTTCACATCAAGAGGATGGGCTACTACTGGCCCACAATGATGAAGGATTACATGAAACATGCCAAAAGATATCAAGTGTGTCAATTCCACGCCAACTATATCCACCAACCTCCGGAGCCTCTTCATCCAACTGTAGCTTCATGGCCTTTTGATGTGTGGGGACTTGACATTGTTGGACTGCTTCCAAAGTCCTCAGAGGGACAGAT GTATATCATACCAAGATACATAATCACTGATAATGGAATGCCATTTGACAACAAGCTCGTGAGGAGTCTATGCGAGAAATTTGGTTTCAAGCAACATAAGTCTTCAATGTATAATGCACCCGCCAATGGCCTTGCTAAAGCTTTTAACAAGACGCTTGGTAaccttttgaagaaagttgttgcaaagaacaatagagactga